A single genomic interval of Polyangium spumosum harbors:
- a CDS encoding protease complex subunit PrcB family protein, whose translation MKTFSRKNVLGWALVAIVSCTALGEASAREGVGRTPRAPNPGEIALPFRDLEARASGRPRGELRTLLTNARLYQAFVGSPPPEDLNFQREWVVLYAAGTMPTGGYEADISYIGRSTDGRTLTIETRLIEPGATCFVTQALTNPYVLVRFPRPEATRRVVFSHVSEVRECGSDPMPGIGGAAPSE comes from the coding sequence ATGAAGACGTTTTCCCGGAAGAACGTGCTCGGCTGGGCTCTCGTGGCGATCGTTTCGTGCACGGCCCTCGGTGAAGCCTCGGCCAGGGAGGGGGTCGGACGTACGCCGCGGGCGCCGAACCCTGGCGAGATCGCCCTGCCTTTCAGGGATCTGGAGGCGCGGGCCTCCGGAAGGCCGCGCGGCGAGCTGCGGACCCTCTTGACGAACGCGCGCCTCTACCAGGCCTTCGTCGGCAGCCCGCCGCCCGAGGACCTGAATTTCCAGCGCGAATGGGTGGTCCTCTACGCCGCGGGGACGATGCCGACCGGCGGCTACGAGGCCGACATCTCGTACATCGGCCGCTCGACGGACGGGCGCACGTTGACGATCGAGACGCGGCTCATCGAGCCGGGCGCCACGTGTTTCGTGACGCAGGCGCTCACGAACCCGTACGTGCTCGTGCGTTTCCCGCGGCCGGAGGCCACGCGGCGCGTGGTCTTCAGCCACGTCTCGGAGGTGCGGGAGTGCGGGTCGGATCCGATGCCCGGCATCGGGGGCGCGGCGCCGAGCGAGTGA
- a CDS encoding MopE-related protein, translating to MLHRRHLASFTFSSLALLVGAGLAGCSDDPAPNTSTSSSSSSGVGGMGGTGGGMGGVGGVGGAGGQGGQGGGGMGGQGGTGGIICEPVPEVCGDNVDNDCDGTIDNGCCTPGSTQSCYTGPAGTMGVGACMAGIETCNPDGLGYGPCVGEVVPGVETCGMTDIDCNGVVGDGAGCVCAPGTSMACYTGPAGTQNQGICVGGTATCAPDGLSYGPCAGQVLPQAEVCNALDDDCDGFADDGAGCVCTPNSTQACYTGPMGSAGVGLCKMGVETCAPNGSGFGPCVGEVLPTTENCATAGDDDCNGQAPACTGATTWVRTFGNNQSQVPTAVATDAQGNGVVVGRFTGAITLPAPIGTLNSMGGNDIFVIKYNPMGTVVWAKKFGDSSEQLVTSVAIDSAGDVVIAGEFLGTVNFGGTDLASNMGSRDIFVAKLAAATGNHVWSMALANQFTQEEASVAVDAADNVYVSGTFSGNLTIGANVLTPSMGGGLEVFVTKMDKTGQALWAKAITGAGTQYAYDLAVSPSGDIALAGAFQNNIDFGGGKTLTSAGDYDSFVAKLDGLGNAVFAIGGGDAMQQRANGVAIDSAGNVIVTGEFHGTIDLGGGTLSTPDMDLEEDAFVAKYSPSGFYMWGRAMGGVSAQRGKEVAVDAFNNVLVTGQFWATTDFGKGPISANGEHDIFVAKYDPAGVAAWTKKFGGNLTDIGEAIAADGSANVWLTGSYRSNNVLFGDGSFTANSGLEDVVLMKMAQ from the coding sequence ATGTTGCATCGGCGTCACCTTGCTTCGTTCACTTTTTCGTCCCTCGCGCTGCTCGTCGGCGCGGGCCTCGCGGGCTGCAGCGATGATCCGGCCCCGAACACCTCGACGAGCAGCTCGTCGTCGAGCGGCGTCGGCGGGATGGGCGGCACCGGCGGCGGGATGGGCGGCGTCGGCGGCGTCGGCGGCGCGGGCGGCCAGGGCGGACAGGGCGGCGGCGGCATGGGCGGTCAGGGCGGGACGGGCGGGATCATCTGCGAGCCGGTGCCCGAGGTCTGCGGCGACAACGTCGACAACGATTGCGACGGCACGATCGACAATGGCTGCTGCACGCCGGGCAGCACGCAGTCCTGCTACACCGGCCCCGCCGGCACGATGGGCGTCGGCGCCTGCATGGCGGGCATCGAGACCTGCAATCCCGACGGGCTGGGGTATGGCCCCTGCGTGGGCGAGGTCGTCCCCGGGGTCGAGACGTGCGGCATGACTGACATCGATTGTAATGGCGTGGTCGGCGACGGCGCGGGCTGCGTGTGCGCGCCGGGGACCTCGATGGCGTGTTACACGGGCCCGGCCGGCACGCAAAACCAGGGGATCTGCGTGGGCGGCACGGCGACGTGCGCGCCCGACGGCCTGTCGTACGGGCCGTGCGCGGGCCAGGTCTTGCCGCAGGCCGAGGTCTGCAACGCCCTCGACGACGATTGTGATGGATTCGCGGACGACGGCGCGGGCTGCGTGTGCACGCCGAACTCGACGCAGGCTTGTTACACGGGCCCGATGGGCTCGGCGGGCGTGGGCCTCTGCAAGATGGGCGTCGAGACCTGCGCGCCGAACGGCTCCGGGTTCGGCCCGTGCGTGGGCGAGGTCCTGCCGACGACGGAGAACTGCGCGACGGCCGGCGACGACGATTGTAATGGCCAGGCGCCTGCGTGCACGGGCGCGACGACGTGGGTGCGGACGTTCGGCAACAACCAGAGCCAGGTCCCGACGGCCGTGGCGACCGACGCCCAGGGCAATGGCGTCGTCGTCGGCAGGTTCACGGGGGCGATCACCCTGCCCGCGCCCATCGGCACGCTGAACAGCATGGGCGGCAATGACATCTTCGTCATCAAGTACAACCCGATGGGCACCGTCGTGTGGGCGAAGAAGTTCGGCGACTCTTCCGAGCAGCTCGTGACCAGCGTGGCCATCGACAGCGCGGGCGATGTCGTCATCGCGGGCGAGTTCCTCGGCACCGTCAATTTCGGCGGGACCGACCTCGCGAGCAACATGGGCTCGCGCGACATCTTCGTGGCGAAGCTCGCCGCCGCCACGGGCAATCACGTCTGGAGCATGGCGCTCGCCAACCAGTTCACGCAGGAGGAGGCGAGCGTCGCGGTCGACGCGGCCGATAACGTCTACGTCTCCGGTACGTTCTCGGGCAACCTGACGATCGGCGCGAACGTCCTCACGCCGAGCATGGGAGGCGGCCTCGAGGTGTTCGTCACGAAGATGGACAAGACGGGGCAGGCGCTCTGGGCCAAGGCGATCACCGGGGCGGGGACGCAATACGCCTACGACCTCGCGGTCTCGCCGTCGGGTGACATCGCGCTCGCCGGCGCGTTCCAGAACAACATCGATTTCGGCGGCGGCAAGACGCTCACGAGCGCCGGTGATTACGATAGCTTCGTCGCGAAGCTCGACGGGCTGGGCAACGCGGTCTTCGCGATCGGCGGCGGCGACGCGATGCAGCAGCGCGCGAACGGCGTGGCCATCGACAGCGCGGGCAACGTGATCGTGACGGGCGAGTTCCACGGCACGATCGATCTCGGCGGCGGGACGCTCTCGACCCCCGACATGGACCTGGAGGAGGACGCCTTCGTCGCGAAGTACAGCCCGTCGGGCTTCTACATGTGGGGCCGAGCGATGGGCGGCGTGAGCGCGCAGCGCGGCAAGGAGGTCGCAGTCGACGCGTTCAACAACGTGCTCGTCACCGGTCAATTCTGGGCGACCACCGATTTCGGCAAGGGCCCGATCTCGGCGAACGGCGAGCACGACATCTTCGTCGCGAAATACGATCCCGCCGGCGTCGCCGCCTGGACCAAGAAGTTCGGCGGCAACCTGACCGACATCGGCGAGGCCATCGCGGCGGACGGCTCGGCCAACGTGTGGCTCACGGGCAGCTACCGGAGCAACAACGTCCTCTTCGGCGACGGCAGCTTCACGGCGAACAGCGGCCTGGAGGACGTGGTCCTCATGAAGATGGCGCAGTGA
- a CDS encoding AAA family ATPase: MSRRETWLVVIDRFDPELSPRTPAWRAPRSRSPAATICEWLDIPRGIPRLLVTGTIGTGKTTELQRIAEERSGKEFVVFVDLERHCTDVVHDAQAIERVSPWEVCFLMGVALLRAAEERLAYHLPDEHRKDLEKRWAALASRTGQDTPPQIDIASLAKSMVVLASTAAAGAPAAVGAGLQVLKAGTEAVRWTAPFGKTQKALADQESDVQALLDCVNTLIGLVQQRGSRILFIIDGLDRIRDFNRAKALFIDSVLISQLACPLVICGPFALRHHPATAAIRGFHDVPSLVNEPVLRKDAPKELGPGVAFFRELFTRRVSDLPGGPDLFTAEQIDKLAYYSGGRAREFVKFVFRIAGLAYREDLAQVTDELMERVLEEARRQRETGLHKGHIQTLEEIARDPDHRLPEGHLAQELLSYGTLLPYPNDSEWYFPHPLLLRHMIKL; this comes from the coding sequence ATGTCCCGGCGTGAAACCTGGCTCGTGGTGATCGATCGTTTCGATCCGGAGCTCTCGCCACGAACCCCCGCGTGGCGCGCGCCGCGGAGCCGGAGCCCTGCGGCGACGATCTGCGAGTGGCTGGACATCCCGCGGGGCATCCCGCGGCTGCTCGTGACGGGCACGATCGGGACGGGCAAGACCACGGAGCTCCAGCGCATCGCGGAGGAGCGGTCCGGCAAGGAGTTCGTGGTCTTCGTCGACCTCGAACGCCATTGCACCGACGTCGTGCACGACGCGCAGGCCATCGAGCGCGTCAGCCCGTGGGAGGTGTGTTTCCTCATGGGCGTCGCGCTCCTCCGCGCGGCCGAGGAGCGGCTCGCCTACCACCTCCCCGACGAGCACCGCAAAGACCTGGAGAAACGGTGGGCTGCACTCGCCAGTCGGACGGGCCAGGATACGCCGCCGCAGATCGACATCGCCTCCCTCGCGAAATCGATGGTCGTGCTGGCGTCCACGGCCGCCGCGGGCGCGCCCGCGGCCGTGGGCGCGGGGCTTCAGGTGCTCAAGGCGGGCACCGAGGCCGTGCGATGGACGGCGCCGTTTGGCAAGACGCAGAAAGCGCTCGCGGACCAGGAGTCCGACGTCCAGGCGCTGCTCGACTGCGTCAACACGCTCATCGGCCTGGTGCAGCAGCGCGGGTCGCGCATTCTCTTCATCATCGACGGGCTCGATCGGATTCGCGACTTCAACCGGGCGAAGGCGCTGTTCATCGATTCGGTGCTCATCTCCCAGCTCGCCTGCCCCCTCGTGATCTGCGGGCCGTTTGCGCTGCGGCACCACCCGGCGACGGCGGCGATCCGGGGCTTCCACGACGTGCCCTCCCTCGTGAACGAGCCGGTCCTCCGCAAGGACGCCCCGAAAGAGCTGGGCCCCGGCGTGGCGTTTTTCCGGGAGCTGTTCACGCGGCGCGTGTCCGATCTCCCGGGTGGTCCCGATCTCTTCACGGCCGAGCAGATCGACAAGCTCGCCTACTACTCCGGCGGCCGCGCACGGGAGTTCGTCAAGTTCGTCTTTCGTATCGCCGGGCTCGCCTATCGGGAGGACCTCGCGCAGGTGACGGACGAGCTCATGGAGCGTGTGCTCGAAGAGGCCCGACGACAGCGGGAGACGGGGCTGCACAAGGGCCACATCCAGACGCTGGAGGAGATCGCGCGGGACCCGGATCATCGGCTCCCCGAGGGCCACCTGGCGCAGGAGCTCCTCAGCTACGGCACGCTCTTGCCGTATCCGAACGACTCGGAGTGGTATTTCCCGCATCCGCTCCTCCTCCGTCACATGATCAAATTGTGA
- a CDS encoding MaoC family dehydratase — translation MLHTIRYGRLFDDFVPGAVYAHPWEVTVDEGMLAFFAASFQDVIPTYASRRAARGLGLRDRPVHPLLLLNLGLSFSVHDVSEQAIAHLAYMDVRFPNACYPGDTVVAASRVIGTRPVSTGDKGVVHVRTEVSNQDGEVVCSFERKVLVRVGKVSGRPAIPPQIVADERPTATLARAPASLLGELAPPPRAAFPTFWDDFEVGDVYAHEAGRTVSEAEHMQLTTLFRNSHPMHVDERYCQKSSFAKTRVVFGGLVLAWVLSLSSRDTAGNAVWDLGLDEGAHPSGVLAGDTLYAASSVVAKEERGKHAGVVVLRVIGLKNTPARVLLERGADLFTPELGKTAGRVPEKAVEITRTLLVRRRT, via the coding sequence ATGCTCCACACGATCCGTTACGGCAGGCTCTTCGACGATTTCGTTCCCGGCGCGGTCTACGCGCATCCCTGGGAAGTGACGGTCGACGAGGGCATGCTCGCCTTCTTCGCCGCCTCCTTCCAGGACGTGATCCCCACCTATGCGAGCCGCCGCGCCGCGCGGGGACTCGGCCTGCGCGACAGGCCCGTCCACCCGCTCTTGCTGCTGAACCTCGGCCTGTCCTTCAGCGTGCACGACGTGAGCGAGCAGGCGATCGCCCACCTCGCGTACATGGATGTGCGCTTCCCGAACGCGTGTTATCCCGGCGATACCGTCGTCGCCGCCTCGCGCGTCATCGGCACCCGGCCCGTCTCGACCGGCGACAAAGGCGTGGTCCACGTGCGCACCGAGGTCTCGAACCAGGACGGCGAGGTCGTCTGCTCCTTCGAACGCAAAGTGCTCGTCCGCGTGGGGAAGGTCTCGGGTCGCCCCGCGATCCCCCCGCAAATCGTGGCCGACGAGCGCCCCACGGCGACGCTCGCGCGCGCGCCGGCCTCGTTGCTCGGCGAGCTCGCGCCCCCCCCGCGCGCCGCGTTTCCCACGTTCTGGGACGATTTCGAGGTCGGCGACGTCTACGCGCACGAGGCCGGGCGCACCGTGAGCGAGGCCGAGCACATGCAGCTCACGACGCTCTTCCGCAACTCGCATCCGATGCACGTCGACGAGCGGTATTGCCAGAAGAGCTCGTTCGCCAAGACGCGTGTCGTCTTCGGCGGCCTCGTGCTCGCCTGGGTGCTCTCGCTCTCGAGCCGCGATACCGCGGGCAACGCCGTGTGGGACCTCGGCCTCGACGAGGGCGCGCACCCGAGCGGCGTGCTCGCGGGCGATACGCTTTATGCCGCCTCGTCGGTCGTCGCCAAGGAAGAACGCGGCAAACACGCGGGGGTCGTCGTCCTGCGCGTGATCGGCCTCAAGAACACGCCCGCGCGTGTCTTGCTCGAGCGCGGCGCCGACCTCTTCACCCCCGAGCTCGGCAAGACGGCCGGCCGCGTGCCCGAGAAGGCCGTCGAGATCACCCGCACGCTCCTCGTGCGGCGTCGCACGTGA
- the mce gene encoding methylmalonyl-CoA epimerase, which translates to MIKIKRIDHVAIAVDNIDHALVKWQQALGLEPGVRELVSSQKTEAVLLPVGESNIELIEPKGNEGLQKFLEKRGPGLHHIAVEVEGIEAALVLLKSLHVPLIDEAPRIGARGHKVAFLHPRATGGVLVELVEAEHSVGPGGQP; encoded by the coding sequence ATGATCAAGATCAAGCGTATCGATCACGTCGCCATCGCCGTCGACAACATCGATCACGCGCTCGTGAAGTGGCAGCAGGCGCTCGGCCTCGAGCCCGGCGTGCGGGAGCTCGTCTCCTCGCAGAAGACCGAGGCCGTGCTCCTGCCCGTGGGAGAGTCGAACATCGAGCTCATCGAGCCGAAGGGCAACGAGGGGCTGCAGAAGTTCCTCGAGAAACGTGGCCCCGGCCTGCACCACATCGCCGTGGAGGTCGAGGGCATCGAGGCCGCGCTCGTGCTGCTCAAATCGCTGCACGTCCCGCTCATCGACGAGGCGCCGCGGATCGGCGCGCGTGGGCACAAGGTGGCGTTTTTGCATCCACGCGCGACGGGCGGCGTGCTCGTCGAGCTCGTCGAGGCCGAGCATTCAGTGGGGCCCGGAGGTCAGCCATGA
- a CDS encoding quinone oxidoreductase family protein: MRAIVVSTPGGREALSLAEIDTPTPGPGQALVRVEAAGVNYIDVYQRTGLYKMPLPGRLGLEGAGVVEAVGPEVTSIAPGERVAWAAVPGSYASHVIAPVDKLVVVPEGVSPKTAAAVMLQGMTAHYLATSTFPLGPGDTCIVHAAAGGVGLLLCQLADHAGAFVFGTVSTPEKAALARAAGADEVIFYRDVDFAAEARRHTDGAGVHVVYDSVGKDTFDRSLAALQRRGMLVLFGQSSGPVPPFDPQRLAAAGSVFFTRPSLFDYTATREELSARAAQVFARIVEGALRVRVHAELSLADAAEAHRRLEGRETTGKLLLIP; this comes from the coding sequence ATGCGCGCCATCGTCGTTTCCACGCCGGGCGGCCGGGAGGCCCTCTCCCTCGCCGAGATCGACACCCCCACGCCAGGCCCAGGGCAGGCGCTCGTCCGCGTCGAAGCCGCGGGCGTGAACTACATCGACGTCTATCAGCGCACCGGTCTCTACAAGATGCCCCTGCCCGGGCGCCTCGGCCTCGAAGGCGCCGGCGTGGTCGAGGCCGTGGGCCCCGAGGTGACGTCGATCGCGCCCGGAGAGCGCGTCGCGTGGGCGGCCGTGCCCGGCTCGTATGCGAGCCACGTGATCGCGCCCGTGGACAAGCTCGTCGTCGTGCCCGAGGGCGTCTCCCCGAAGACGGCCGCGGCCGTGATGCTGCAAGGCATGACCGCGCATTACCTCGCCACCTCGACGTTCCCGCTCGGCCCGGGGGATACGTGCATCGTGCACGCGGCCGCGGGCGGCGTGGGGCTGCTCCTGTGCCAGCTCGCCGATCACGCGGGCGCATTCGTGTTCGGCACGGTCTCGACCCCCGAAAAAGCGGCGCTCGCGCGCGCGGCGGGCGCCGACGAGGTCATCTTCTACCGCGATGTCGATTTCGCCGCCGAGGCCCGCCGGCACACGGACGGCGCGGGCGTGCACGTGGTGTACGACTCCGTCGGCAAAGATACCTTCGATCGTAGCCTCGCGGCGCTCCAGCGGCGCGGCATGCTCGTGCTCTTCGGCCAGTCGAGCGGGCCCGTCCCGCCCTTCGATCCGCAGCGCCTCGCGGCGGCGGGTTCGGTCTTCTTCACGCGGCCGAGCCTCTTCGACTACACGGCCACGCGCGAGGAGCTCTCCGCCCGCGCCGCGCAGGTCTTCGCGCGGATCGTCGAGGGCGCGCTGCGCGTCCGCGTGCACGCCGAGCTCTCGCTCGCGGACGCCGCCGAGGCCCATCGCCGCCTGGAAGGTCGCGAGACCACGGGCAAGCTCCTCTTGATCCCCTGA
- the hutU gene encoding urocanate hydratase → MSTRHSGPRPVRAPRGSTLSCKGWVQEAALRMLHNNLDAEVAERPDDLVVYGGTGKAARSWEAFDVIARELRDLADDETLLVQSGKAVGRFRTHPDAPRVLIANSNLVGRWANWDEFRKLEQLGLTMYGQMTAGSWIYIGTQGILQGTYETFVAARKAHEARSGREGGRWVLTAGLGGMGGAQPLAATMAGMSCLAIEIDPHRIERRLSTRYVDRRIDDLDKALAAIEAAVEKNQPTSIAICANAADVFPELVRRGVVPDLVTEQTAAHDPLIGYVPQGLSLAEAAALRAGNPKEYVARAKRSMRLEVEAMLEMAQCGAEVFDYGNNIRTCAQEAGCERAFDIPGFVPAYIRELFCQGKGPFRWVALSGDPEDILVTDRAVLEAVPDDPDLARWIKLAEERVTFQGLPARICWLGYGDRAKVGLVFNELVRQGKVKAPIVIGRDHLDCGSVASPFRETEGMKDGSDAIADWAILNALATTAGGASWVSFHHGGGVGIGNSLHAGMVIVADGTDAAARRLERVLTIDPGMGVIRHADAGYETAIRVADAKGVRVPHRVKG, encoded by the coding sequence ATGTCGACCCGCCACTCAGGTCCCCGTCCCGTCCGCGCGCCCCGCGGTTCCACCCTGTCTTGCAAGGGTTGGGTGCAGGAGGCCGCGCTGCGCATGCTCCACAACAACCTCGACGCCGAGGTCGCCGAGCGGCCCGACGATCTGGTCGTGTACGGCGGCACGGGCAAGGCGGCGCGCTCGTGGGAGGCGTTCGACGTCATCGCGCGCGAGCTGCGGGACCTCGCGGACGACGAGACGTTGCTCGTGCAGTCGGGCAAGGCCGTGGGCAGGTTCCGCACGCACCCGGACGCGCCGCGTGTGCTCATCGCGAACTCGAACCTCGTCGGTCGCTGGGCGAACTGGGACGAGTTCCGCAAGCTCGAGCAGCTCGGCCTGACGATGTACGGGCAGATGACGGCGGGCTCGTGGATCTACATCGGCACGCAGGGGATCTTGCAGGGCACGTACGAGACGTTCGTCGCGGCGCGCAAGGCGCACGAGGCGCGCTCGGGCCGCGAGGGCGGGCGCTGGGTGCTCACGGCGGGGCTCGGCGGCATGGGCGGCGCGCAGCCGCTCGCCGCGACGATGGCCGGCATGTCTTGCCTCGCGATCGAGATCGATCCGCACCGCATCGAGCGCCGGCTCTCGACGCGGTACGTCGATCGACGCATCGACGACCTCGACAAGGCGCTCGCGGCGATCGAGGCGGCCGTCGAGAAGAACCAGCCCACGTCGATCGCGATCTGCGCGAACGCGGCCGACGTCTTCCCCGAGCTCGTGCGTCGCGGCGTGGTGCCGGACCTCGTCACCGAGCAGACGGCCGCGCACGATCCGCTGATCGGCTACGTCCCGCAGGGCTTGTCGCTCGCGGAGGCGGCGGCGCTGCGGGCCGGGAACCCGAAGGAGTACGTCGCGCGGGCGAAGCGCTCCATGCGCCTCGAGGTCGAGGCCATGCTGGAGATGGCGCAATGCGGGGCGGAGGTCTTCGACTACGGCAACAACATCCGCACCTGCGCGCAGGAGGCCGGCTGCGAGCGCGCCTTCGACATCCCCGGCTTCGTGCCCGCGTACATCCGCGAGCTCTTTTGCCAGGGCAAGGGCCCGTTCCGCTGGGTCGCGCTCTCGGGCGATCCGGAGGACATCCTGGTCACGGACCGCGCCGTGCTCGAGGCCGTGCCGGACGACCCGGACCTCGCGCGGTGGATCAAGCTCGCGGAGGAGCGCGTGACGTTCCAGGGGCTGCCCGCGCGGATCTGCTGGCTCGGGTATGGGGATCGGGCGAAGGTCGGCCTCGTGTTCAACGAGCTGGTTCGTCAGGGCAAAGTGAAGGCGCCGATCGTGATCGGCCGGGACCACCTCGATTGCGGGTCGGTGGCGAGCCCGTTCCGCGAGACGGAGGGCATGAAGGACGGCTCGGACGCGATTGCGGACTGGGCGATCCTGAACGCGCTCGCGACCACGGCGGGCGGCGCGTCCTGGGTGAGCTTCCACCACGGCGGCGGCGTGGGCATCGGCAATTCGCTGCACGCGGGGATGGTGATCGTCGCGGATGGGACGGACGCGGCCGCTCGGCGGCTCGAGCGGGTCTTGACGATCGACCCCGGGATGGGCGTGATTCGGCACGCGGACGCGGGGTACGAGACGGCGATCCGCGTCGCGGACGCGAAGGGCGTGCGGGTGCCGCACCGGGTGAAGGGGTGA
- a CDS encoding STAS/SEC14 domain-containing protein → MKIGVHDLEFEAPDLAITRVGGDATPDEARAVAEALAAFATRGPIFLLGNIGAPGATMSARARKILVDGLRDATIVAVAAVGGDFKARIIMRLVEAAFRLLSGNRTRMRFFDDEPSARAWLCTQGCVACGATSVPDRSSGSK, encoded by the coding sequence GTGAAGATCGGCGTTCACGATCTGGAGTTCGAGGCGCCCGACCTCGCGATCACGCGGGTCGGCGGGGACGCGACGCCCGACGAGGCGCGCGCGGTCGCCGAAGCGCTCGCCGCGTTCGCCACGAGAGGTCCCATCTTCCTCCTGGGCAACATCGGCGCCCCGGGCGCGACGATGTCCGCGCGGGCGCGGAAGATCCTCGTCGACGGCCTGCGGGACGCGACCATCGTCGCCGTCGCCGCGGTGGGCGGCGATTTCAAGGCGCGAATCATCATGCGGCTCGTCGAGGCGGCTTTTCGCCTGCTCTCGGGGAATCGGACCCGGATGCGGTTCTTCGACGACGAGCCGAGCGCACGGGCGTGGCTCTGCACGCAAGGTTGCGTCGCCTGCGGGGCGACATCCGTACCTGACAGATCGTCCGGATCGAAGTAA